Genomic window (Stigmatella erecta):
CAGCTACTCCATCCGCGAGGACATGAAGGCGGACTTCGAGGCGCCCGTGTTCGTGGACAACGACGTCAACATCATGGCGCTCGGCGAGCTGTGGCGGATGCAGCGCACGCTGCAGAACTTCCTGGTCATCAAGGTCGGCACGGGCATCGGCTGCGGCATCGTCTGCCAGGGGCAGGTGTACCGGGGCGCCACGGGCTCGGCGGGGGACGTGGGCCACATCTGCGTGGACCCGGCGGGGCCGCGCTGCCACTGCGGCAACCTGGGCTGCGTGGAGGCGATGGCCGCGGGCCCCGCGATTGCCCGCATGGCCCGCGAGGCGGTGGAGGCGGGCCAGAGCGTGCTGCTCGCGGAGACGCTGGCCGCCACGGGCACCATCCTGCCCGAGGACGTGGCGCGGGCGGTGCGCGCGGGCGACACGGCGGCCAACGCCATCGTGCAGCGCGCGGGCAGCCTGATTGGGCAGATGCTGGCCTCGGCGGTGAACTTCTTCAACCCGTCGCACGTGTTCTTCGGCGGCTCGATGATGCGCATCGGCCCGCTGTTCCTCGCCTCGCTGCGGCAGAGCATCTACCAGCGCTCGCTGGCGCTCTCCACGCGGCAGCTGGAGATCCAGGTGACGCCGCTCGGGGAGCAGGCCGGGCTCATCGGCGCCTCGGTGCTGGCCATGCAGGAGACCCTGCGCATGAACGGAGCGGCACGATGAGCGTGGCCA
Coding sequences:
- a CDS encoding ROK family protein; this translates as MSRWKGLSSGEFALLDTVFWSTGLSRDVLAQRSAFSKTRANAAVAGLLERELLEEAGLQASSGGRRAGTLRLHRGLGVLLGADLGATGLRVGVLTPDLQVLARHVESADVRKGPESVLSRVRALMRQLLTEAGLTPGDVIGIGLGVPGPVNFESGQLVNPPLMPEWDSYSIREDMKADFEAPVFVDNDVNIMALGELWRMQRTLQNFLVIKVGTGIGCGIVCQGQVYRGATGSAGDVGHICVDPAGPRCHCGNLGCVEAMAAGPAIARMAREAVEAGQSVLLAETLAATGTILPEDVARAVRAGDTAANAIVQRAGSLIGQMLASAVNFFNPSHVFFGGSMMRIGPLFLASLRQSIYQRSLALSTRQLEIQVTPLGEQAGLIGASVLAMQETLRMNGAAR